Proteins found in one Triticum aestivum cultivar Chinese Spring chromosome 4D, IWGSC CS RefSeq v2.1, whole genome shotgun sequence genomic segment:
- the LOC123098256 gene encoding protein root UVB sensitive 3: MDIESSRSGAHGEPDAAAWVTVEEWGGSSGSALSRTAVLTASASSLASNRFGSRWGRIGSRVLGAFVPEGFPGSVTPDYVPFQMWDTLQGLSTYIRAMLSTQALLGAIGVGEKSATVIGATFQWFLRDLTGMLGGILFAFYQGSNLDSNAKMWRLVADFMNDLGMLMDLLSPLFPSSLIIIMCLGSLSRSFTGVASGATRAALTQHFALANNAADISAKEGSQETLATMSGMGLGMLLAHVTRGHDLVVWVSFLSLTIFHMYANYKAVQSLSLSTLNYERTSILLQYFMEHGEVLTPEQVSKQEHILPFWSSWRKLLRVKLPHELVHLGAKASMLAHSDMLLIAKTRSYYTNANYFLLDKDGSVCIFIHKQAVATDVLKSFVHGLVLARFMQKSKSCHTEAHQWMDEKYNTFISKLKVEGYSTERLLSHSIVWKAHWVYGPLDEKTK, from the exons ATGGACATAGAATCCTCCCGCTCCGGGGCCCatggcgagcccgacgcggcggcgtggGTGACGGTCGAGGAGTGGGGCGGCTCCTCCGGCTCCGCGCTCTCCCGCACCGCCGTCCtcaccgcctccgcctcctccctcgcctccaACAG GTTCGGCAGCCGGTGGGGGCGGATCGGCAGCCGCGTGCTCGGCGCCTTCGTGCCCGAG GGCTTTCCTGGCAGCGTCACTCCTGACTACGTCCCATTCCAGATGTGGGATACCTTACAG GGGCTCTCGACATACATCCGTGCAATGTTGTCTACTCAA GCCCTTTTAGGTGCCATTGGCGTAGGTGAGAAATCTGCCACGGTAATTGGTGCCACTTTTCAG TGGTTTCTCAGGGATTTGACTGGTATGCTCGGAGGCATATTGTTCGCTTTCTATCAG GGATCCAACCTTGATAGCAATGCCAAAATGTGGCGTCTAGTTGCAGACTTTATGAATGACCTTG GAATGTTGATGGATCTTTTAAGCCCTTTGTTTCCTTCATCATTGATAATTATAATGTGCTTGGGCAGTCTATCTCGGTCATTCA CTGGTGTTGCCAGTGGAGCAACTAGAGCAGCATTAACACAACATTTTGCACTTGCAAATAATGCCGCTGATATATCTGCAAAG GAGGGCAGCCAAGAGACACTTGCAACAATGTCAGGAATGGGACTGGGAATGTTGTTGGCACATGTTACCAGGGGGCATGATTTGGTTGTATGGGTTTCATTCCTTTCTCTCACAATATTCCATATGTACG CAAATTACAAGGCAGTGCAGTCACTTTCACTCAGTACATTAAATTATGAGAGAACATCCATCTTGCTGCAGTATTTTATGGAACATGGTGAAG TTCTTACACCAGAACAGGTTTCCAAGCAAGAGCATATTCTTCCGTTCTGGTCAAGCTGGCGGAAATTACTTAGAGTTAAACTTCCACATGAGCTTGTACACTTAGGTGCTAAAGCCTCGATGCTTGCGCACTCCGACAT GCTGCTGATTGCAAAAACAAGATCCTACTATACAAATG CCAACTATTTTTTGCTGGACAAGGACGGCAGTGTTTGTATTTTCATCCACAAGCAGGCAGTGGCAACTGATGTCTTGAAGTCCTTCGTACATGGACTCGTCTTAGCACGTTTTATGCAGAAGAGCAAATCTTGTCATACAGAGGCTCACCAATGGATGGATGAGAAATACAACACCTTCATCTCAAAG CTGAAAGTGGAAGGCTACTCAACGGAAAGACTTCTGTCGCATTCGATTGTTTGGAAGGCACACTGGGTTTATGGTCCCTTGGATGAGAAGACCAAGTAG
- the LOC123098257 gene encoding uncharacterized protein isoform X2, with the protein MEQRNPMAAQAARPNPCAAFRSVPPPLPARRADAAPRPKDAPCPTSNGDRGLSGRCKKPPEHAMHKPSGGTYTKPDARVKLIPAEDITYVRHGKSFGRTVGSAKLQKTHCRRSVTPPPSSRKISLARSTPLTHKSTTPFTPKAMPPLNHKALVPLTHKATAPLTHKPTTPLTHKPTTPPHPVASCLSPKRVETAHKASGPLSPKPTTPPQPVASCLSPKRVGTAHKASGPLSPKPTTPPLPVASCLSPKRVETVENRQFFSLNRPSPLYKAVQRGTFPPSVSQKESEMNPINPSSVHVPPAYSRKVPLKSVVTLDNKKLCSTSNQAALKCQPTKRDADPIVEKETTVKLPLLSPTSVLSSSSTEVCPDTGRSSSRLNLFDGKSKLDSLQPETNIPQAKSPESTTPTRCAQLSNDLRVVSSTKSHVERQTNQEPSISRNMSSGAQLILHTPLCKETYQPEACWKGKFEITGELTHTCDGLEAYFPCEISSKVYEASKQMPEILKLEALPLSGLLPKKFKMEPPRVQDIGLCFISSCQRSNRDSYHLLENVSSHIGLRTDIGTVELLIFSSKLLTEDDQTKDGELYLFGVFQKRTRKRQHRVDSHTDISNVGLSKGDCNISEDIGMDLDMIGGKYTKGTTDSLCKSARRAPACGDLVLDPPSGFLPLDVPPGFTRAHCGLRLDAPPGFTKAHGGLHTNDSMPSPGAENGASTLFSERKSPIKFSLNITRPPGFAKLAEVKKEPGLPAFFKATEKTPPIGKANEKDIKHDKVNVEVESDDSSEEREFPKTKRLSDILGSCASSSWRNNASTSAAPRNCSEVFRPASASKSEEQKQHHRHCRKRGQQEASESAAAVEATKRLKVNGRIALNGCPALNSNQAQPKTPPT; encoded by the exons ATGGAGCAGAGGAATCCAATGGCGGCGCAGGCGGCGAGGCCGAACCCCTGCGCGGCCTTCCGCTCGgtcccgccgccgctgcccgcgcgCCGCGCCGACGCCGCGCCGAGGCCCAAG GATGCACCTTGTCCTACCTCTAATGGCGATAGAGGTCTTTCTGGGCGGTGCAAAAAGCCTCCAGAGCATGC CATGCATAAGCCGTCTGGCGGTACATATACAAAACCTGATGCAAGAGTGAAGTTGATTCCGGCAGAAGACATCACTTATGTACGGCATGGAAAGTCTTTTGGTAGAACAGTTGGCTCAGCAAAACTGCAGAAAACACACTGCAGACGAAGTGTCACTCCTCCTCCGAGTTCGCGTAAAATTTCTCTTGCGAGATCGACACCGCTTACTCACAAGTCCACGACACCGTTTACTCCCAAGGCCATGCCACCGCTTAATCACAAGGCTTTGGTGCCTCTTACCCACAAGGCCACAGCACCTCTTACTCACAAGCCCACGACACCTCTTACTCACAAGCCCACGACACCACCCCATCCTGTTGCCTCGTGTCTTTCTCCTAAGAGAGTTGAGACAGCTCACAAGGCCTCGGGACCTCTTAGTCCCAAGCCCACTACACCACCCCAGCCTGTTGCATCGTGTCTTTCTCCTAAGAGAGTTGGGACAGCTCACAAGGCCTCGGGACCTCTTAGTCCCAAGCCCACTACACCACCCCTGCCTGTTGCATCGTGTCTTTCTCCTAAGAGAGTTGAGACAGTTGAAAACAGGCAATTTTTCTCTCTCAATCGGCCATCACCACTCTACAAGGCTGTCCAGAGAGGTACATTTCCTCCATCTGTTTCGCAGAAAGAGTCAGAGATGAATCCCATCAACCCTAGTTCTGTGCATGTTCCTCCTGCATATTCAAGGAAGGTTCCTCTTAAGAGTGTCGTCACACTTGACAACAAAAAGTTATGCTCTACAAGCAATCAGGCTGCACTTAAATGTCAGCCCACAAAAAGAGACGCAGATCCTATTGTGGAAAAAGAAACTACTGTGAAGCTTCCATTACTGAGCCCAACATCTGTGCTTAGTTCAAGTTCCACCGAGGTCTGCCCAGATACTGGAAGGTCTTCGTCCAGACTAAATTTGTTTGATGGAAAATCCAAGCTGGACTCACTGCAGCCTGAAACAAACATACCTCAAGCAAAAAGCCCAGAGTCTACAACTCCAACCCGATGTGCTCAACTTTCCAATGATTTGAGAGTTGTTTCCTCCACTAAGAGCCATGTCGAGAGACAAACGAACCAGGAACCATCAATTAGTCGTAACATGTCTTCAG GTGCCCAATTAATTCTACATACACCACTGTGCAAGGAGACATACCAACCAGAGGCCTGCTGGAA GGGCAAATTTGAAATAACTGGAGAGCTAACACACACTTGTGATGGACTTGAAGCCTATTTCCCTTGTGAAATTTCTAGCAAAGTTTATGAAGCTTCAAAACAGATGCCTGAAATCTTGAAGCTAGAGGCTCTACCTCTTTCTGGCCTGTTACCAAAAAAATTCAAGATGGAACCACCTCGTGTTCAAGATATTGGACTGTGCTTCATAAGTTCTTGTCAAAG GTCAAATAGGGACTCTTACCATCTCCTGGAAAATGTTTCTTCACATATTGGCTTGCGGACTGACATCGGCACAGTGGAGTTGCTTATATTTTCGTCCAAGCTGCTTACGGAAGATGATCAAA CGAAAGACGGAGAACTTTACCTTTTTGGAGTTTTCCAGAAGCGTACCAGAAAGAGGCAGCACCGAGTCGACAGTCATACAGATATCAGCAATGTTGGCCTTTCAAAGGGAGACTGTAATATATCTGAGGATATTGGCATGGACCTGGATATGATAGGAGGCAAATACACAAAAG GGACTACAGATTCTCTATGTAAATCTGCTAGGAGAGCTCCTGCTTGCGGAGACCTTGTTTTGGACCCACCTTCAGGATTTCTTCCTCTTGATGTCCCTCCTGGCTTCACAAGAGCTCATTGTGGACTGAGACTTGATGCTCCTCCAGGATTTACAAAAGCACATGGTGGGTTACACACCAATGACAGCATGCCTTCTCCTGGAGCAGAAAACGGTGCTTCCACTCTTTTCTCTGAGAGAAAGTCCCCAATCAAGTTCTCTCTTAACATTACAAGGCCTCCTGGATTTGCTAAATTGGCTGAGGTGAAAAAAGAGCCTGGGTTACCAGCATTCTTTAAGGCCACGGAGAAAACACCACCAATTGGAAAAGCAAATGAAAAGGATATCAAGCATGATAAG GTGAACGTCGAAGTGGAATCGGATGACAGCTCGGAGGAGCGAGAGTTTCCCAAGACCAAGAGGCTCTCAGATATCCTGGGTTCTTGTGCCTCTTCGTCTTGGAGGAATAACGCAAGTACCTCAGCCGCACCTCGAAACTGCTCTGAAGTTTTCAGGCCTGCGAGTGCGAGCAAGTCTGAGGAACAAAAGCAGCACCATCGGCATTGCAGGAAGAGAGGGCAGCAGGAAGCATCCGAATCCGCTGCTGCTGTTGAGGCCACCAAAAGGCTCAAGGTCAACGGCCGCATCGCGCTCAACGGTTGTCCTGCCCTCAACTCCAACCAAGCGCAACCCAAAACTCCACCAACATAG
- the LOC123098257 gene encoding uncharacterized protein isoform X1 has product MEQRNPMAAQAARPNPCAAFRSVPPPLPARRADAAPRPKDAPCPTSNGDRGLSGRCKKPPEHAMHKPSGGTYTKPDARVKLIPAEDITYVRHGKSFGRTVGSAKLQKTHCRRSVTPPPSSRKISLARSTPLTHKSTTPFTPKAMPPLNHKALVPLTHKATAPLTHKPTTPLTHKPTTPPHPVASCLSPKRVETAHKASGPLSPKPTTPPQPVASCLSPKRVGTAHKASGPLSPKPTTPPLPVASCLSPKRVETVENRQFFSLNRPSPLYKAVQRGTFPPSVSQKESEMNPINPSSVHVPPAYSRKVPLKSVVTLDNKKLCSTSNQAALKCQPTKRDADPIVEKETTVKLPLLSPTSVLSSSSTEVCPDTGRSSSRLNLFDGKSKLDSLQPETNIPQAKSPESTTPTRCAQLSNDLRVVSSTKSHVERQTNQEPSISRNMSSGAQLILHTPLCKETYQPEACWKGKFEITGELTHTCDGLEAYFPCEISSKVYEASKQMPEILKLEALPLSGLLPKKFKMEPPRVQDIGLCFISSCQRSNRDSYHLLENVSSHIGLRTDIGTVELLIFSSKLLTEDDQTKDGELYLFGVFQKRTRKRQHRVDSHTDISNVGLSKGDCNISEDIGMDLDMIGGKYTKGTTDSLCKSARRAPACGDLVLDPPSGFLPLDVPPGFTRAHCGLRLDAPPGFTKAHGGLHTNDSMPSPGAENGASTLFSERKSPIKFSLNITRPPGFAKLAEVKKEPGLPAFFKATEKTPPIGKANEKDIKHDKQVNVEVESDDSSEEREFPKTKRLSDILGSCASSSWRNNASTSAAPRNCSEVFRPASASKSEEQKQHHRHCRKRGQQEASESAAAVEATKRLKVNGRIALNGCPALNSNQAQPKTPPT; this is encoded by the exons ATGGAGCAGAGGAATCCAATGGCGGCGCAGGCGGCGAGGCCGAACCCCTGCGCGGCCTTCCGCTCGgtcccgccgccgctgcccgcgcgCCGCGCCGACGCCGCGCCGAGGCCCAAG GATGCACCTTGTCCTACCTCTAATGGCGATAGAGGTCTTTCTGGGCGGTGCAAAAAGCCTCCAGAGCATGC CATGCATAAGCCGTCTGGCGGTACATATACAAAACCTGATGCAAGAGTGAAGTTGATTCCGGCAGAAGACATCACTTATGTACGGCATGGAAAGTCTTTTGGTAGAACAGTTGGCTCAGCAAAACTGCAGAAAACACACTGCAGACGAAGTGTCACTCCTCCTCCGAGTTCGCGTAAAATTTCTCTTGCGAGATCGACACCGCTTACTCACAAGTCCACGACACCGTTTACTCCCAAGGCCATGCCACCGCTTAATCACAAGGCTTTGGTGCCTCTTACCCACAAGGCCACAGCACCTCTTACTCACAAGCCCACGACACCTCTTACTCACAAGCCCACGACACCACCCCATCCTGTTGCCTCGTGTCTTTCTCCTAAGAGAGTTGAGACAGCTCACAAGGCCTCGGGACCTCTTAGTCCCAAGCCCACTACACCACCCCAGCCTGTTGCATCGTGTCTTTCTCCTAAGAGAGTTGGGACAGCTCACAAGGCCTCGGGACCTCTTAGTCCCAAGCCCACTACACCACCCCTGCCTGTTGCATCGTGTCTTTCTCCTAAGAGAGTTGAGACAGTTGAAAACAGGCAATTTTTCTCTCTCAATCGGCCATCACCACTCTACAAGGCTGTCCAGAGAGGTACATTTCCTCCATCTGTTTCGCAGAAAGAGTCAGAGATGAATCCCATCAACCCTAGTTCTGTGCATGTTCCTCCTGCATATTCAAGGAAGGTTCCTCTTAAGAGTGTCGTCACACTTGACAACAAAAAGTTATGCTCTACAAGCAATCAGGCTGCACTTAAATGTCAGCCCACAAAAAGAGACGCAGATCCTATTGTGGAAAAAGAAACTACTGTGAAGCTTCCATTACTGAGCCCAACATCTGTGCTTAGTTCAAGTTCCACCGAGGTCTGCCCAGATACTGGAAGGTCTTCGTCCAGACTAAATTTGTTTGATGGAAAATCCAAGCTGGACTCACTGCAGCCTGAAACAAACATACCTCAAGCAAAAAGCCCAGAGTCTACAACTCCAACCCGATGTGCTCAACTTTCCAATGATTTGAGAGTTGTTTCCTCCACTAAGAGCCATGTCGAGAGACAAACGAACCAGGAACCATCAATTAGTCGTAACATGTCTTCAG GTGCCCAATTAATTCTACATACACCACTGTGCAAGGAGACATACCAACCAGAGGCCTGCTGGAA GGGCAAATTTGAAATAACTGGAGAGCTAACACACACTTGTGATGGACTTGAAGCCTATTTCCCTTGTGAAATTTCTAGCAAAGTTTATGAAGCTTCAAAACAGATGCCTGAAATCTTGAAGCTAGAGGCTCTACCTCTTTCTGGCCTGTTACCAAAAAAATTCAAGATGGAACCACCTCGTGTTCAAGATATTGGACTGTGCTTCATAAGTTCTTGTCAAAG GTCAAATAGGGACTCTTACCATCTCCTGGAAAATGTTTCTTCACATATTGGCTTGCGGACTGACATCGGCACAGTGGAGTTGCTTATATTTTCGTCCAAGCTGCTTACGGAAGATGATCAAA CGAAAGACGGAGAACTTTACCTTTTTGGAGTTTTCCAGAAGCGTACCAGAAAGAGGCAGCACCGAGTCGACAGTCATACAGATATCAGCAATGTTGGCCTTTCAAAGGGAGACTGTAATATATCTGAGGATATTGGCATGGACCTGGATATGATAGGAGGCAAATACACAAAAG GGACTACAGATTCTCTATGTAAATCTGCTAGGAGAGCTCCTGCTTGCGGAGACCTTGTTTTGGACCCACCTTCAGGATTTCTTCCTCTTGATGTCCCTCCTGGCTTCACAAGAGCTCATTGTGGACTGAGACTTGATGCTCCTCCAGGATTTACAAAAGCACATGGTGGGTTACACACCAATGACAGCATGCCTTCTCCTGGAGCAGAAAACGGTGCTTCCACTCTTTTCTCTGAGAGAAAGTCCCCAATCAAGTTCTCTCTTAACATTACAAGGCCTCCTGGATTTGCTAAATTGGCTGAGGTGAAAAAAGAGCCTGGGTTACCAGCATTCTTTAAGGCCACGGAGAAAACACCACCAATTGGAAAAGCAAATGAAAAGGATATCAAGCATGATAAG CAGGTGAACGTCGAAGTGGAATCGGATGACAGCTCGGAGGAGCGAGAGTTTCCCAAGACCAAGAGGCTCTCAGATATCCTGGGTTCTTGTGCCTCTTCGTCTTGGAGGAATAACGCAAGTACCTCAGCCGCACCTCGAAACTGCTCTGAAGTTTTCAGGCCTGCGAGTGCGAGCAAGTCTGAGGAACAAAAGCAGCACCATCGGCATTGCAGGAAGAGAGGGCAGCAGGAAGCATCCGAATCCGCTGCTGCTGTTGAGGCCACCAAAAGGCTCAAGGTCAACGGCCGCATCGCGCTCAACGGTTGTCCTGCCCTCAACTCCAACCAAGCGCAACCCAAAACTCCACCAACATAG